Part of the Spinacia oleracea cultivar Varoflay chromosome 5, BTI_SOV_V1, whole genome shotgun sequence genome, caaaaatcactcaattcggatgagtaacgaagaaactgccgaaaaactgcgtacgtataattaaataaacgcaatttgcaattaattaacaattacgaaaattaatcaccccttttaattcttgcaaatttgtaatatttaaccatgttcatgcaatttagattatgaaaataataaggggctcgtgataccactgttatgttatgatacatatgacaattcataaatcatgcggaaaaaccataaagccaggaaaacatattatttacacataatcatttagcatagtttagatgcatactctttgttgcgtgccttccctagctgcgccccaaccgaacaagaacaagtctttaggactccaagtgtcgtccctccgtagatagtccacagcacgtccggatccgccttaagattgaccaactagaatcgcccttaaggtactattattttcggcactttataggcaaatgtgtgactgaatttttctctcaaaaactcactttgaatactttgaaacttgttataaattgtgagccctagcctcatatttataggggtatggaaagggaatcgaaatcctattcagatacaaattaattaaacctagaatcctacaagaactctaatttaattaattcatcaaatagaattaggaatttaatcattaaccgaactctgcatgttttaggaaacgtgcacgaacacaaacacttgcacacacacacgcacggcagccacgataggcccccatgcgtgcgcgcgagcagcagcccacgcagcgcccgcgcgcgctgcgcgctgcgcgtgctgtgcgcgctgcgcagcctgctgggcctggccttgcgctgggcctggcgtggctgtttgtgcggcgcgcttggcttgctgggcgatggcctggcttcgtgctgggcctcgtccggcaggcctcgtccgatgcttattcgtacgatgcgcttccgattaaattttccgattccggaattcatttccgatacgaacaatatttaatatttccgattccggaattaatttccgtttcgaacaaatatttaatatttccgtttccggaattattttccgattccggtaatatttccgattctgacaatatttccgtttccggcaatatttccgattctggcaatatttccatttccgataatattttccgatacgtaccatgtttccgtttccggcaacatctacgacttggataatatttatatttccgatacgatccatatttccgtttccggcaatatcatcgtttccggagtattcatttcttgcctgtgacgatcttagctcccactgaaaccaagatccgtcggttccgaatattcatagatggagtatttaatgccattaaatacttgatccgtttacgtactatttgtgtgaccctacgggttcagtcaagagtaagctgtggattaatatcattaattccacttgaactgaagcggcctctagttaggcattcagctcacttgatctcactgaattattaacttgttaattaatactgaaccgcatttattagacttaaaatagaatgcatacttggaccaagggcattatttccttcactgggTTCATTTggtcctctctttctcttcttagcaGGTCTGCCAGCTTGTCTTTTGATGACTGGAGGCTGAATGGCAGTGAGAGAAAAGTTAGGCCACTGTGTTGGGTCTGACATGGGGTGAATGTGGTCTGCATATGTAAGCTTGTATGCAGCAGACTTGAAGAATGGGGAGACAAAATCAATGGGGTTCAGCCTTTGGTCATAAATCACCCTGAGTGCATGCTTGCAGGGGATTCCAGAAATTTGCCACTTCCCACACCCACATCTTCTAGTTGATAACCTGATGCGGAAGTTCACATGTGCATCTCTGACCTCAAATTCCCCCCCACCACAGGCTGTAGCATAGCAGAACCTAGACTCTCCTGTTCTTTCATCCACCTCTTTCTTGGCATACTCAGTCAACTGACCATCCTCCATATCAATTGCCATGTCAAATCTTGCCCCAACCCTCTCCATACACCACTTTCTGATTGCTgtacaacaacacaacaacataaAACATTATACACAGAACATCACAAACATCAGAAAATAAAGGAACAGAACATGAAGTGGTGAGCTATACCTTCCAACAATGAGAATACAGGCAtgtctctgtatggttttgtgcatgcattgaatgactccacaaagtttgttgtgttgtgatcacaacaaaCAGCAGGGTCAAACATATGCCTGGACCACTGCTCCTGGCATGTGTCCAAGTATGCAGCAGCATTTGGATCATGAGCAGTGATCTTCTCTAATGCTTTACCATACACATACTCATTGTGTGCATTTGCAGCTATCCAAAATAGTTTGAAGAAAGCAGATCCACTAAATCCATTGTTTTTGCAATTCATGTACAAGTGTTGGCAGCAAACTCTCCTAGTAGCTCTAGGAAAAGTATCTCTCACTGCCAAGTCAACTCCCTACACAGAATATGTTCATTTTAGGCCAATCATATCTGTTGCAATATTAtaaaattgaaacaaaaaaggagaaaaatgaACATATACCTTCATCTTGTCACTGATGAAGGTCCAATCATCTTTGTTGCAACCCTCTTGCTCAAACATCTGCCTCAAGCATCTCATAAAATGTGTCCAACTATCACAGCTCTTAGTGTCCACTATCCCATAAGCCAGAACAAATATTTCATTGTTCCCATCAATGCCAACAGCTGTGAGTAGGATTCCCTTGTAAAACCCACTTAGATGAGCCCCATCTATTCCAGTTATAGGCCTGCACCCCCTCAAAAACCCCTTGACTTGAGCAGCAAAGGAGAAGAAACAAGCTCTGAACTTGGGGTTCACATCCCCACTTGTAGCACCCCATGAAATCAGTGCATAACTTCCTGGGTTTGTCTGTTTAATCATCTCAGCATACCTAGGAAGCAACTCATAAGCCTCAGTCCAACCACCATGTATCTTCTCTACTGCCATACTCCTTACTTTGTACAACAATCTCTTTTTAACCCTCAATTGAAATGTCTCCTGTGCATACCTTCTCAATGTCTCAACAGGAATTTCAGTGTTGGCCTCAATTAGACTCATCATGTTCTTACATAGCCACTCAGAGGTCACCACAGGGTTCTCCTCCAATCTCCCACAAGTTTTGTGGCACCCACTGATCCCCTTAATAGCCCAACTGACACTGTCAAACATCTTACTTGCATGTATCCTCCAGTCACAAGTTTCTATTGCACACACTGCAGTGTACCTCTTACTGTCAGCCCTCTCAACACTAAGTCCAAACCCCTCTTGTAtgcaaaaactcctcaaaacatCTAGGAAAGTGGACTTGTCTGGAAAGATCAACCAAGGTTCTAATTTGATGGACCCATATGGTTGATGAGTCCATATCTTTCCATTCTTGTAGGCCTTATCCATCTTACTAGAACCATCCAAACATTCCTCAAACAATAAGTCAGGCATATCATCTGTTATCACCTCAGCCTCCACATCAGAGTCAACCCAATCATCAAGTTTATCCTCCTCTAGTTCAGAGTCTGGTTCAGATTCCTCCCAATCTGAATCCTCACTCTCCTCTTCTGAACCTATATCCTCAACATCAGTGAACACCCTTGCACTCTTTGACCTCCCTGTACCCTTCCTACCTATGCCCTTCCCTTTGGATACCCAAGTTCCAGCTTTCTTGGCAGTCACTTTGTTCACCCTGAACCCTGTAGGTCTAGTCCTGCCCCCCTTCCTTTTAACAGCTTCAGACTGATTCTGTGTTGGTGTTGAATGGGGTGGCTGATCATTTTGGGTGTTCTGTGGTGGTGGGGAATGGGGTGGTTGATCATTTTGGGTGTTCTGTGGTGGTAGGGAATGGGTGGGGTGTGTTTGTGGTGATGGGTTGGGTTGCTGTGGTGGTGGGATGGGCTGCTGTGTTGTTGGGGTGGGTTGCTGTGCTGGTGGGATTGATTGTTCTGGAGTTGGGGTGGGTTGCTGTGGTGTTGAGGTGGGCTTTTTTGTTGTTGGGGTGGGTTTTTTTGCCTTTGGTATGGCCTGTTTTTGAGTTGGGGTGGGTCTCCTTTTAGGGGTCAGTTTCTTGGCTTTAGGAACCTTAGGAGCTTTTGGAGTAGTTGGCTTGACTTTGGCCTTTTGTTTTCCAACTTCCCTTAGGTGAGCATACATCTTCTGGATTTTGAATTTCCCTGACTGAATCAATTTCTCTTTCACCCCTAGCCACAAGTCATCCCCGTATTTTGCCAGGTTTAGGAGAAGTAGGATTTTTGGAGGGTGAAGATTCTTGTGTGGGTTGTGGTTGAGAGGCTCCTGGAAACACCTCATCAGCACCATCCTTGCTTATAATCCTCACATACTCAGTGCTTAAGTCCTCACAATCAACCACAGGCACCTCCACAGCTACTGTGTACTCCATTTGTTCCTGAAGTTCCCTTAAAATGTCCTCTCTCTCCTGTTTTTTCCTCATTTCCTCTTCCTCCTTTCTTTGAGCCTTAAGAAGTTCATCTTGTCTCTCTTTGAGCTTTCTCTCACTCTCCTTCCTATGATGCTCAATTGTGGCAACAGCATTTCTAAACACCACTCCTGGTTTGTCTGTACCCTCAACCCATATTTCAGCAGTGTCCTTACCCCAATTCCATCCCCACATTAGCTTCATTGTCTTATCATCTACCAACTCAACTCTACCACAGGGAGACTCAATAAACAGGGCAAATGTACTAGGTAAAAACACATCCTGCCTAACAGATTCCTCAAAAATATCCAAAAACAACCTCAAAAGACGATACTTTTCCATGTCTGTAACTCTCACATCAAAGCTATGTGATCCATGATGCAATAACAACCACATTGCAGTCATCCTAAAGGgaaaatttaagaaaaaaaaacatgaatttcGATTCAACCAACAACAATTCATCAATAAACAACCACAATCATGATCACAATGAAATTCAACAGGTCACAATCACAACTTACAACTAACCAAACAATTATTCACAACAAATCCAAGGAATAACTAACTTCTAACCAATTAATTAATCTCAACTGACAATTTCAAAAAATCACTAACAATTtcgcaaaaccctaaccctaatcaatTTCGCGAAAAAAATTGTACTTTACAAGCAAAATAAATCAGCGAAGAAGGGATTATTACCTTGAAGTAGATAATCCAACTAGGAAAAGGGCCCTTGTTCGTCCACTGCACCCGAAGCTCTAAATCGCCTCCAAGTTGCCCCCTTTTTGTCGCGAATTCACCAAACGAACACCCACGAACTCGCCAAAAGAGAACGCAACAAATTTCACTAAATTCTTAAAGATCTACCCAGAATTTTGTTAGTTACAGTAGAATTGATGAGGGTTGAAGAACAGGGGaaatgagagagaaagaagagaagttgagaagtttttttttttttttggaatttcagTCACAGTTGTTACCTAAATCGCGCCAAACAACAATTAAGGAAAATTGGTAAAACATCACTAACGGCAAGCTAACGTCCGTTAAATCCAGGAGCATTTAATGAACAGTACGGAActttaggggtattttatgaattttgaaacgcgcaggtgtatttggtgcattattgcaaacctcaggggcatttcatgaaaaaaatgAGAATTAAATTTTATTACTATGTATTTTAATATGTGggatcattttatttattatgaaATCTAAACATTCGCTGCTTATAAAACAAGGTTTTCAAAATctcaaatatattatatattttctagcacaaatggatgtgctgataccccttgccaaACTGGTTACAACGAAGTTTATATGGTCATCTTTACACTGCCTAGACCTGCGTTCTATCCTTTATATGTggctttttttttcctttgtgcaattgttgttttatgtttctatactttttatgttttctttttaGTATTTACGGAATCATAATAAACAATATATAATCAGATTGCATATTGCAATATACGACCATTGTCACTTCTGAAAAGCCATTGTCGTCTTCATCAACCTTTGGTAAAGTGTCCAGCTTTTGCTTCCATTCAAGCACAAAACATCCACATAGCTAGTTTTCTTCTATACCTTCTTCCAACCATCAATATAGCTAGCTTTTGCAACTGAAACTAATTTAGAAAAGGTagattaaatttaatatttcaattgagcattttatcaaacaccttATATGCATCACAAATGGAGGTTTATGTAATAAAAATTCTGGCTATCTCATAGCCCAATTCGAAAGATATTAAGGGCAGCTCTAATTGCAATTGATAATAGTTTATATCTAGCACGAATGTCCAGctatgaaattaattaaatttcaatttttattcttagcaAGAATGAATATGGACCAACAATGGCAGTTTTTTTTAATGAACAACAATGGCAGATTTCTTTTATGAACAACAAtggaagaaaaaggaaagagaagaaGGGAGATGAAGGACCTACAATAATTTCGTTTGGCGCTCTTCAGATTGGCGCAATAAGTGAAAATGCATCCCGCCCAATTCTCACGTTTTGGCGCAATATGCAAAAGTGTATCCCGCCTAAaacttcttttttatttgtgttttCCCTCCCATTTTTTAGTGGGATTGATGTGTTGTCAATATATTATAGGTGATGTACAAAAGGCTCTTGTACTCTAGTAGTACATGTAGCCTTTTCCAATATTTAAAGTTCTTATAATAATTGTTTTAAAAACATTTGCATTGTCACTTATCTTTTTCATCCTTTAATATTTAAAGTAACAGAGGAATGGCAAAGAAAGACTGCACCAACAACTTCTCttcaaataattaaacaaaccaTTATCCACTGCACTTGAAATTTTTACAAAGTCAAACAATGCTGACCAAAAAACACTTCCTTAAAGTTCATTCCTAATTTATGGTGAATTGATCAGAAGAGTTAAACTCACAGTGGTTGGTAAATTAAGTAGGAAATTTATAGTTGTGCTTtttggtttaattagaaatatGGGAGTTTTAAAGAAGAAAAGGGATGGAGGATTGTGGTGCTGTtatttttattatgttttaCAGTTATAAACTATAAAAATTAAAGACTTTGCGGATAGGTAAAATGAATTGGAGTAGATTATACATTCGATTTAAGTAATAGGTTTGGAAAAAGTATATATTTGGTTTTCAGATAATTAAAACTTGggtttttctttttaaacttATTGTTTACTTTGATAACATCAGTTCAt contains:
- the LOC130461736 gene encoding uncharacterized protein, giving the protein MTAMWLLLHHGSHSFDVRVTDMEKYRLLRLFLDIFEESVRQDVFLPSTFALFIESPCGRVELVDDKTMKLMWGWNWGKDTAEIWVEGTDKPGVVFRNAVATIEHHRKESERKLKERQDELLKAQRKEEEEMRKKQEREDILRELQEQMEYTVAVEVPVVDCEDLSTEYVRIISKDGADEVFPGASQPQPTQESSPSKNPTSPKPGKIRG